The DNA sequence CAAACTGTTATTGAAAATAAAGATGAATTTGGGGCGCAACTATTAGAGATTGGCCAGCTAATCAGTGATCAACAGCGGCAGGACATTACGCCTTATACAGCGCCCGTTGAATGTGAGTTTCGTCCCGACTGGCATATCTCGCCCCCACAAGGTTTGTTAAACGATCCGAATGGTTTTATTTATCACCAAGGACAATATCACCTTTTTTATCAGTGGTACCCCTATACTTGTGTACACAAAGATAAGTATTGGGCGCATTTAACCAGCAAAGATTTAGTGAACTGGCAGTGGCAACCAGTTGCTTTAACGCCCTCGGACTGGTTTGACAGCTACGGTGTTTTTTCAGGTCACGCGATTAGTCAGGATGATCTGTTAATGTTGTTTTATACCGGCAATGTGCGTATTGGTGAGCAGCGAGACAGACACACCACCCAATGTTTGGCCACTTCAACGGATGGTATTCACTTTACTAAACAGGGCCCGGTTGTGCCTGAATTGCCACCGGGGGTGACACCGCATTGCCGCGATCCCAAAGTTATCCGTCATAATGACCGTTGGTTAATGTTGCTGGGTGTACAGCGTGAAGATGAAATTGGCCGTTTAGCGATTTACCACTCGGAGGATCTCAAAACCTGGACATTTATTGCCCTGTGTGGTGACGAGTTGGGTGATTTTGGTTATATGTGGGAATGCCCTGATTTTTTCACCTTAAACCAGCAAGACTTTATTGTTATTGGCCCGCAGGGCATTAGATCGCCTGATAAGAGCCATACCGCCCCGCATCACAACGGTATTGTCAAAGCGCAACTGGAGACAAGCGGCAAAGCCCTGTTATCTGATTTTCAACCTTTAGATTATGGTTTTGATTTTTATGCCCCGCAATCATTAGAGACCCCCGACGGGCGAAGAATTATGTGTGCCTGGATGGGGTTGCCCGATGAAATCGATCATCCGAGCGCCGACAATGGTTGGGTACATCAATTAACCACAATGCGGGAATTATCCTATGACAATGGTGCGTTAATCCAAAAACCCATTAAAGAGTTGGCAACGCTTCGTCATACGCCGATTGTGCTATCGAAAGATGAAACTTCTTTTGATTTGCACAGTAAAGCATTTGAGCTGCAAGTTTCAATGCAGTGGGGCAGTGTTTTACGTTTACACCAGTCTGAGTCCGGTTATTGTGAAATTCGTCTAGATTCAGCATCGCGTCGATTATATATTGATCGCAGTAATACCCTGATACGCGAAGGAGATACCGTGCGTGAAATGTCTTTGGCCGAATCTGATTCGGTTCAGCTGCACATATTCTCTGATACTTCGTCATTAGAGGTTTTTATTAATGAGGGGGAAGCGGTAATGTCAGCGCGTGTGTTTACCGATAAGAATTCCACACAGTTGAGCTTCGATGGAGATGTGCAGATACAGGCCTGCTGGTTATTAAATAAAGCAAGCGCTCCCTTCATATCTTAAAACACTTAATTTAAATGAGAATTAAAACGAGGATTTAATCATTCACTAAAAGGATTAAATTCTCGTTAAAATGCACCTGGAAAAGTTATTTTAATTTTTTTTTTGCGCGGCTGATAACAAGTAGATTCTAGTGAGGCCAGGCCTTTACTCAGTATTATTGTTATTATATCTTAAAATATTAATTTTCTAAGTGAGTGCTCCTAAAATCTGCCGGGTTCAAATTAGTACTTGGCATATTTTTCAATTTGTTCCTCTAATAGGGCGCGATCTTCATAAAATTCAGCAACCATTTCAGCAATTTCATGCAGTGCATCTTTATCTTCACTGCTAATACAAAACATATCCCTCTCTTTGCCAAATTTTATTTTTTTTAATATTTCTGGATTTTTTTCTAATAACATATTTTCTATCACTAATGCCCAGTCTTCTCCATCACCTAAAAAATCATGTGCTTCAAATGCCGTCCATTTCAGATCATTTAAAGTAAGGGTATGGACTCTTTGAAGGCTGGACAGAAAAAAAGGTTGGTAAGCGTTTGCGTGTTTCATAATATCTCTCTTAAATAACAAAAACTAGAAAACAGTAAAAACTCCTTTTATTTAAGGAATTTGGTCATTGGCTATCCTACATAATAGCTGATATTTTTAATGATGCTTACATCAAGATTTTGAATTTAAAAAGTAAGGACACCCGATTAAAGGGGAGCTTTTCTCTTTTTTGTGAAGATAAAAACAGGGGATATTTTATAAGGAGAAAATATCCGAATCTTAGCTAATTAATTTTCTTATTTTCAGGCGCTGGTGGTCATATTTTCCTTGGGTGTGGTGCGTCCATAGTTGTCCAGTCTTCCTCAATCAAATAGTTTGATATAAGATACCAAAGAAAACAAATAACCCCCTTTAAAAGAAACTGAATACGCTATGATAAATATTGTAAATTTTGAGCATAACAAGTTAACCATCAAAAACTGGCAACTACGTGAAAATGAAAATTGGTGTGTATTAGGCCGTAATGGCTCTGGAAAGCAGTATCTGAATCAGCTTTTAACCGGCGCGCTAGAGCCAACGAGTTTTGAACAATTACAATCACCTGATAAAGAGAAAGTAGGGATCATTTCATTTGAAATGCAGCAAGATACCTATGAGCAGACGCTTAAACTAGAAGCACCAGATGATATCGATGCAGACGATGTGGGCACTAAAGCAAAAAACTTTCTCCCAAAAGATAGATTGAATGATCCACTTATTAATGAATTTGGTTTAAGCCACCGACTTGAAACAAGGTATATTCAATTAAGCACAGGTGAAAGTAGAAAGCTTTTAATTCTACAAGCCATCTTTAGCGGCATTGAGCTTTTAGTCTGCGATAATCCTTTTGACAGCTTAGATAGCGAATCATGTGAAGCATTGTCCATTGCCTTAGAGCGCTTATCTAAGACAGGTGTGACTGTATTGCTGATGTTAAGTAACCGACAAGATATCCCTGTTTGGTGTCACAATATTGCCTTTATTGAACGAGGTCGATTTGATGTGATTGGTAAATTGGACAATATTGACACTAAAAATCAATTGGATGCTTTATTAAGTCCTGCAACTGATAAAACCAGTTGGCCAGAAAATATGCAAGAATTATCAGATTATAAGCATCCATATTTAGTTAAGCTTTCTAAAGGCACTGTTCATTATAATGGTGTCAATGTTTTTGAAAACTTAGATGTTGAAATAAAACCCTTGCAGCATACTTTGATAACTGGTGCTAACGGCAGTGGAAAATCAACCCTAATGCAGTTAATTACAGGGGATTGCCCACAATGTTATAGCAACGATATTCATGTACTTGGATATAAACGCGGTTCCGGTGAGGCTATTTGGGAAATTAAAAAACAGATGGGTATTGTGAGCTCAGAACTCCATCGACAATACAGAGTAAATGGTGACCTATTAACGGTTGTTCTTTCAGGGTTTTATGACTCTATTGGTGTTTACCAACAAACAACACCATACCAGATAAATATTGCTCGCCAGTGGTTAGATAAAATAGGGTTATTAACACACCAAAAGAGTTTATTTCAAAGCTTAAGCTATGGTGAACAACGGCTCGCATTAATTGCGCGAGCGTTAGTTAAATCGCCTTATTTATTAATTTTAGATGAGCCAACCCAAGGTTTAGATGAACTTAATAGGCATAGAGTACTTAACTTTTTAGAGCATTTAGCAACACAAAAACACAGTACAATGTTATTAGTAAGCCATCGTAAGGATGAGTTTTTATCCATATTTAAGCAACATATTAAGCTTTAAGGCGTGCATTACTATCGAACATACTTATGCAAAGGGTATAAGTATGTGGCCTTTGGCTATTCTATTTTTCGTTATTTTATTTGTTATGTTTCACTAATTCCGCTTTTGCTGCTGACGCTGGTTGGTAGGCTTTCGCTTGCTAGCTGATGGTTTTTATTCTTCGAGGGAGTTCCGCCCTTGACGGCGTGTTACTTTTCTTTCAACAGCAAAAGAAAAGTAACCAAAAGAATGCCGTTCCGACACGTTTTTTATTCTTGCACTGCCCAACCACTTTTTTACGCACCACCTCAGACATTACATCCCTGTACTGGCTGAGGTTAGAGAAAACATCCATGTTTTCTCTTGCTAAAGTGTTTGTTCAGCACAAGAAAAACGTACGGAAATTGCCTAGCCGCTACAGTCGGGTTATATGCTTGAAGAGGTGTGGGCTTTAGCTTTCAATTAAAAAAGTTTGCTGTCCAGTCTTTAGCTCTTATATGCGTGAGTTTGGACTCTCAATTAAAAAAGATTTGGATGTCCCATCTTTTGTTGTTTAATAATTCTTCAGCTTGTTCTAACTCACTTTCAAAAAATTCGGCCTGAACTAGTTGTTTCAATGAGACTAAATAACCGCCTTCAAAATCTTCTTTTGCAGCTTCGAAAATAGCTCCTAAGCGTTTTTTGATACTATATTCTGATTCCATTGAACTGGGTTTTTCACCTTCTATAAATGCCTTGAAGTGCTGTGAATTTTCACCGCATGCTATAACAAGAAGGTTTTTGACTTTTACTTTCCAACTAGTAAACATACCAGTATCGATAACCTCTCTTTGCCCAAGAGATCCAGTGACGATCTTCTTAGTTGATTCTAGGGTATCTAACTGTGCCCAGAGTTCTTTGAATCGTTGCTTTAATTTTTTGATGGGATTTAGCGATTGTGGAAAGGCGGGAAAGCTTGGACACTCACTTTTTTGTTGTGAATTCAAAATACTAGGTTCACCGAACCAATGCGGCTACGGAAATTTCCGTACGTTTTTCTTGCTCAATCAATTTCTTTAGCAAGTGGAAACATGGATGTTTCCACTAATTTCGGCTCTGCACATGGATGTGCTGTCCGGACTGGTACGTTAAGAAGAGATTTATTTAGTAAGATAAAAAAATGTCCCGGACGGCACTTTTTGGTTACTTTTTCTTGCTGTTGAGAAAAAGTAACACGCCGTCAAGGGCGGAAGACCAACGATAAAGACTACAACAAATGCTTAGAGCGAAAGCCTGCAAACCAATCAAATCGGCTATGTATATTCTACATTTCCAAGCAGCGCATGGGAACGAGTGAAAGTGTCACGCCGTCACAGGCGGAATACCAACAACTACAAGCGAAAGCCTGAAAACCAATCACATCAGCTAGGTTACAAACTCATTAAAGATTCTCGACTAAAGATCTCGAGAATGACGATGAGTAGTAGTTTATTTGTCGATTAAAACAACAAGTGAAAGCTAAAATACAGATGGGACAACCAAAGCTTTTTGTTTCTAAAGCACTAAACTAATGCGGCTAGGCAATTTCCGTACGTTTTTCTTGCTCAATCAATCTCTTTAGCAAGTGGAAACATGGATGTTTCCACTAAGTTCGGCTCTGCACATGGATGCTGTCCGGACTGGTGCGTTAAAAAGAAATTTATTTAGTAAGATAAAAAAACGTCCCGGACGGCACTCTTTTGGTTACTTTTCTCTTGCTGTTGAGAGAAAAGTAACACGCCGTCAAGGGCGGAAGACCAACGACGAAAGCTAAAATATCAGCTTGCAAGCGAAAGCCTGCAAACCAATCAAATCGGCTAGGTTACAAACTCATTAAAGATTCTCGACTAAAGATATCGAGAATGACGCTGAGGAGTAGTTTATTTGTCGATGAAAACAACAAGCGAAAGCTTACAGATAACCAGTACGGTATTCAAAAAAAGGTTTGGGGGTCCCATCTTTTGTTGTTCTCTAACCAAAATTCCAGTAAATCAACAGACTCATTTATCTCGTCTGTTTAAAAAAAAGCTACTCCCTGGCATTGATTTCGCTATTTTTTTGGTGGTCGCACAGACATCATTCACTTCCATGTACTCCTTGTAGATGCCATGTGCCAAATCAACACCTGCCAAACTGATTGACATTATCGGGAAGATCTGGCTTTCACCTTGGCGGTCAACAGACTGGATACACTTGATTTCTGCATCTTTGCTGGAATAAAACTTAATAACACCATGATCGAACCGTTGAATGATTTTTTCAGCAACTGTTTGAGTCAGGTCAGACGGCACAATCAGAACAAAGTCGTCCCCCCCAATATGACCGATAAATGCATCCTTGATATTTAGCTCACCGATAACATCTTGAAATACCTGGCAGGTAAACTTGATAACTTCATCCCCCAAAGCAAAGCCATATTTATCATTGAATGCTTTAAAATTGTCCAAATCAGAATAAATAACGCACAAATTTTCTTGGGTATCCAATGCACTTTTAATCTGTTTTGCAACACTGTTATTACCAGGAAGACCGGTATTGGGATTGGAATCAAGTGCTGTGTTGTATAGTCGTTTCAGTTCCTGCATGGCTTCCTGAAGTTTTAAATGATTTTTCACCCTGGCTTTAACGATCGCCGGACTAATTGGCTTGGTAATGTAATCCACCGCACCGACTTCTAAGCCCTTTGTTTCATCCCCAATATCGCTCATTGCCGATATGAAGATAACAGGAATATCGCAGGTGATGGGGTTAGATTTCAATTTCTGGCATACTTCAAAGCCATCCATTTCTGGCATTACAATATCCAGTAAGATAATATCAGGGGACATATTTTGAGCTAATTCAAGGGCTTTTTCACCATTAGTCGCAAAAAATGTTTTATATTCTGGTTTCAGCAGATCGATTAATACCTTAATATTATCTTTGATATCATCGACAATTAATACTTTTTGTTTTACTTTCTCAGGCATAATTACACCTTAAGTCGAAAGAGCAAGTGCACTGCACAGCTCTTTCAATTTTAGGGCTGCTTCTTCAAATTGTAAATCATTTACCAGATCCTCAATTTCTTCCAAGCTCTGTTGATGGTCAGCACCTATTATAGTCGCTAATTTTTTAACATTATCGATGGCATCAAGATCATTGTCCCGCAGGCAGGATGCCAATGAATCCAGGACAACTGGAAGAAGAGAACTATCAACAGGCGATGACGTCACGTTATAGTCCGGCCCTCTATTTCCAACCTTTTTCTCGCGCCCAAGCAATAGGGCAATGGAATGGGTCATGATGTTAGTTTCTTCCTCAAGCTTGTTCAGCAATCCATTGATTTCAGATTGCCAGTCCTGCTTAATGACTTGTTCTAATTCGCTTGTTAATGAAAATAGTGCTGTCGCCCCGATATTGCCACTGACCCCTTTATATGTATGGGCAAGATCCGCTGCTTTTTTGATTTCATTGCTCTCTAAGGCACTTCTTATCTGTTGAACTGTTTGAGAATGTATATCAACAAAAGCCAATAACAATGATTTATAAAGCTTTTTGTTTCCTCCTACCCGCTGAAGTCCTGTCACAATATCAATTCCACTGATCTCTTTCGGGATGTGAGTCTCATCTTTTTCAGGGGCGGCTGTAATGTTAGCTTTTTTCCTATCGCCAGGCTTAATCCACCTGCTGAGAGCCTCAAACAATTGTCTTGTATCAATGGGTTTGGTGACATAATCATTCATTCCTGCGGCAAGACATCTTTCTTTATCGCCTTCCATAGCATGGGCTGTCATGGCGATGATGGGTAAAACGGGAGAGCCATCGGTAGGCTGTAGATCAACCCGCGTTTTTTCCCATCTTCGAATTTTTTGAGTGGCTTCATAGCCATCTATTTCAGGCATTTGAACATCCATAAGCACTGCGTCGAATACGTGGCTTTTCACTGAGTTCACCGCTTCTCTCCCATTGGTCGCTGTTGTGACTAACAATCCCGCATTCTCCAGAAATTCTCTGGCCACCTGCCGGTTAATTTCATTGTCATCAACAAGCAATATTTTTGCACCCCCGATTGCATCCAACCTTGCCGAGTCTACTTTAATTTTTCTCTTCAGATTTTTATTGATATCATCCCTGTAACCAAAGACAGTCAGTATCGTCTCAACCAAAATTGAGCGGTTAACTGGTTTTAACACAAAAGAATCAAAGCCAACCTGTTTCGATTTTTGGCCAAGCAAACCATCCCTATCAGAGCCAGACATTAAAACCATTGGCATTTTGGGAATCGACGGATTTTCTTTTATCTTTTTAGCTGTTTCAATGCCATCTATTCCACCCATCTGCCAGTCAATGATAGCCAGGTCGACAGTGTTATTTCCAAGCGCATTTTCCAGTACCGATAGCGCTTTTTCTCCAGACTCTGTCGTAGTAACATTGAATTTTAGATGAATCAGCATCTTTTCTATTACCTTTAGCGTAACGGGATTATCGTCAACCACTAGGGCATGCAGGCCTCTCAGCGCAGGAGGTAGCAGTAATTTGTTATCTTCATTACTTTGACTGACGCCAAACTCAAGCTCAAAAGAAAAAACACTTCCTTTTCCCTGTTCACTTTCAATCCAGATCCTGCCATTCATTTCCTCAACCAATCGTTTGCAAATTGATAGGCCTAAACCTGTTCCGCCATGTTTTCTTGATGTCGAACCATCGGCCTGGGCAAAGGGCTCAAACAGGCTGGCAATCCTGTCTTTTGGAATCCCTAGACCTGTATCAGCGACTGAAAAAAGCAATCTCACCTGTTTGTCATCCTTTTCCAGGCAAGAAGCACAAATCGTAATCTGGCCCTTGTTGGTAAATTTGATGGCATTGTTAATCAAATTGGTGAATATCTGGCCTGTTCGTAGAGGATCACCGACAAGATGCCAGGGCACATCAGGATCAATGGAGGTAATCAACTCAATATTTTTTTCGGCCAGAGTGAAATAAAAGGTATTGGAGATATTATCCAGAACATCAAGCAAAGAAAATTCAATATTTTCCAGATCGAGTTTCCCTGCCTCGATTTTTGAAAAATCGAGAATACCGTTAATTATTCCCAATAAAGAATTGCCAGAAGAATGTATTTTTGAAAGATAATCTCTCAATTGGGGAGTCATATCCTGATTAAGGGATAGCTCAGATAAGCCAATAATGGCATTCATGGGTGTTCGAATCTCATGACTCATATTGGCCAGAAACTCACTTTTGGCCATATTGGCTTTATGGATGGCCCGATTCATCATTGTCAATCTGCGATTCCAATAGAAAATACCCAGCAGAACCGCAAGAAAGATCGCCAATATTTTCCAAAGCAGGGCGTAATCGAAGGTTTTTTCAAAGACGATGGAAACCCACTTATTATAGATATTTTGTCTTTCTGTGTCTGTTAAAGACCCAACCGCTTTCTGCATAATAGAAAATAACATCGTGTCATCATTGCGCACTGCGACAGACAGATCATTATTCAGATCAAACTTACCTGCGATCTTAATGTCAGTTATTCTTGATTGTTGAATTTTATAGCGGATGGCTGCCAGGGAAAATAGAAAGCCATAGGCCTCGCCCGAACGAACTTTTTTAAGACCCTCTTCGACAGAGGAAACTTCATCAATAATGATACCAGGATACTTATTCTTCAGTTTGTTTATATAGGCAAAGTCTTTAATACCCGTAAATCTTCTATTTAAAATTTTATTTATATCATCGATGAATAGCTCATCGTACCGGGTGGCAATAACAATGGGGGTCTGGAGGTAGGGCTCAGTAAAGTTGAGATATTCTTTTCTCTCTGTTGTTTCCTGCAGCAGAGATAGAATGTCACACTGATGCTGTTTCGAAATACTCAAGGTCTCGCTGAAATTTTTTGTTGGCACCAACTTGATATTTTTACCAATTCTCTGACTGATGATACTCATAAATTCAGCCGCCATACCCTCGTGGATGCCAGCCTTGCTGATTGACTCAAATGGCATCCAGTTTGGATTGGCACACATCAGAATCTCATTTCTATTTTCGAGGTAATGCTGTTCAGCTGAGGAGAGTGAAAGTTTATTTTCTTTCGAATCTATTACCTTCAAGTCGGTACTAAGCCAGCGATTTGTTATTATAGCCAACTGCTCCTCACTGATGCTATCCAGCCCTTTTTGCAGGATATTGTATAATATGTTTTTGTCAGTCCTAACACCGAAACGCAAATCTTCTTTTCCTATGCCTTCCAGCTCAAACTCGCCAGCAACTCGGATATTGCTAAGACCATATTTGCGAACTTGATAATTAATAACAGACAGACTTTGAATTAATGCGTCAATTTTTCCATAGGCCAAGGCCTTAGATTGATCTTCATAATTATCAAAACTGACAAGTTCCATTCCACCCATTTCGCGAAGTTCTTTTTCATAAAAGATAGCCTCCTGAATGCCCACTTTTTTCCCTTTGAGACTTTTTAAGCCTTGAAAATTTTTAAAGTCCTCTCTGGTAAATATAACCACGGGGATCTCATAATAAGGTGTGGTAAAAAGGGTAAATGATTCCCGTTCCTTTTTATAAGAAATGTCTGCAATGATATCGACCTCTTTTTTCTTGAATTTATTAAGGTTATTGCCCCAATGATCTACTTTTTGGACAAATTTAAGGCCGGTTTTTTTAGAAATGTGCAGTAGCAGATCGTTGACAAAACCCTTTACTTCACCGTTCTCCTGATATGTGAATGGGGCATAATCACTTATTAAGGCGATTGACGCTGTCGGATGGATTTTAAGATAGCCCTGTTCCTGTTCAGTTAATGTTATACGCGCACTTTCCGTGGTTGATTGCATAGTAAGCCATTTTTTTTTCAGCTGATATTTCTCTTGAAATGTCAGCGACTTCAAAGCCTTATCTAAGGAGCTCGCCAGAAGTGTCCAATCTTTTCGAACGCCGATACGATTATAAAAGTTTTCTCCCCCTAGAATCTTAGTTTCTCCAGAAATCGTGAGGTTGGGGATGTTGTACTCCAGAATGAGATGCTGCATCACGACTCCAATATCTATGGTGGCGTCTGCAGTCCCAAAAGCGACATCTTTTAGCGCATCAACATTGGTATCCACCAGATTAAGCTTTATAGCCGGGAAATTTTTTTCTAATAAATTTTGATACCAAAAACCTTTTACAATAGATACTGTGTGACCCTCCAGTTCTTTGAGATTTCTAAATGGCGTATTGGTTTTGCTGATAATATTAAGGGGATTTTTAATGGTAGGCAGGGTAAAATTCGCAAATTCTTTTCGATCCTCGGTTTCCACCATATTCCCTATGATATCTATCTCTTTGTTCTTCAACATTCCCATAAATTCATCCCAGGTGGGGCCGCTGATATATTCGATTTTGATGCCAAGCTTTTTTGCCAGAATATTCATTAAATCTATGCTGAATCCCTGGGGTTTCCCATCACGATAGAAATTAAACGGAATCCAGTTCTGTTCATTGTGGGCTCGGACAATAGGATGAACAGCAAGGAAGGAACGTTCTTCAACCGTCAATGACAAATTATCTCTGTCAGATTCGGGCACTACCTGACTGCCTGTGATTGGCGATTGTATATTGACTGCCGCAGTAGAAGTTTGCACGGCCTGTGACATTGATGGGTAAAAACAGATGCTAACGAGCAGGAACAAAAATACCACCAACCGATTTACTTTTTCTTTCATTTTTGTCCCTTCTAATTTTTTTCAATAATTCCAAGGCATAGATCAGCAGGAGGCAGTCCGAAAACAACATTCTTCTATTTATCCCCTGAAGAATTCTATTTTGCAGGCTTTTGTTTTCCAACAGAAATACCATAATTTATCATATCAGGGTTTCGAAATGATTTTTGTAAAAGATGTGCTCATAAAGATAACCACCGGTGAGTAAGTTGGTGTTGTTTTTGCTGCCTTTTTTAGCTAAAACCGCGACAAATGCATCGAGTCCGAATGCCGAAATTTGTTGAACGAAGCCAC is a window from the Psychromonas ingrahamii 37 genome containing:
- a CDS encoding glycoside hydrolase family 32 protein, translating into MSLFSIIKDCGGIHNIQRVLIPDSRIIIEIHEFELLSAEAKQQAYNLTLKQVTYQQTVIENKDEFGAQLLEIGQLISDQQRQDITPYTAPVECEFRPDWHISPPQGLLNDPNGFIYHQGQYHLFYQWYPYTCVHKDKYWAHLTSKDLVNWQWQPVALTPSDWFDSYGVFSGHAISQDDLLMLFYTGNVRIGEQRDRHTTQCLATSTDGIHFTKQGPVVPELPPGVTPHCRDPKVIRHNDRWLMLLGVQREDEIGRLAIYHSEDLKTWTFIALCGDELGDFGYMWECPDFFTLNQQDFIVIGPQGIRSPDKSHTAPHHNGIVKAQLETSGKALLSDFQPLDYGFDFYAPQSLETPDGRRIMCAWMGLPDEIDHPSADNGWVHQLTTMRELSYDNGALIQKPIKELATLRHTPIVLSKDETSFDLHSKAFELQVSMQWGSVLRLHQSESGYCEIRLDSASRRLYIDRSNTLIREGDTVREMSLAESDSVQLHIFSDTSSLEVFINEGEAVMSARVFTDKNSTQLSFDGDVQIQACWLLNKASAPFIS
- a CDS encoding immunity 51 family protein; translated protein: MKHANAYQPFFLSSLQRVHTLTLNDLKWTAFEAHDFLGDGEDWALVIENMLLEKNPEILKKIKFGKERDMFCISSEDKDALHEIAEMVAEFYEDRALLEEQIEKYAKY
- a CDS encoding ATP-binding cassette domain-containing protein; the protein is MINIVNFEHNKLTIKNWQLRENENWCVLGRNGSGKQYLNQLLTGALEPTSFEQLQSPDKEKVGIISFEMQQDTYEQTLKLEAPDDIDADDVGTKAKNFLPKDRLNDPLINEFGLSHRLETRYIQLSTGESRKLLILQAIFSGIELLVCDNPFDSLDSESCEALSIALERLSKTGVTVLLMLSNRQDIPVWCHNIAFIERGRFDVIGKLDNIDTKNQLDALLSPATDKTSWPENMQELSDYKHPYLVKLSKGTVHYNGVNVFENLDVEIKPLQHTLITGANGSGKSTLMQLITGDCPQCYSNDIHVLGYKRGSGEAIWEIKKQMGIVSSELHRQYRVNGDLLTVVLSGFYDSIGVYQQTTPYQINIARQWLDKIGLLTHQKSLFQSLSYGEQRLALIARALVKSPYLLILDEPTQGLDELNRHRVLNFLEHLATQKHSTMLLVSHRKDEFLSIFKQHIKL
- a CDS encoding GGDEF domain-containing response regulator, which codes for MPEKVKQKVLIVDDIKDNIKVLIDLLKPEYKTFFATNGEKALELAQNMSPDIILLDIVMPEMDGFEVCQKLKSNPITCDIPVIFISAMSDIGDETKGLEVGAVDYITKPISPAIVKARVKNHLKLQEAMQELKRLYNTALDSNPNTGLPGNNSVAKQIKSALDTQENLCVIYSDLDNFKAFNDKYGFALGDEVIKFTCQVFQDVIGELNIKDAFIGHIGGDDFVLIVPSDLTQTVAEKIIQRFDHGVIKFYSSKDAEIKCIQSVDRQGESQIFPIMSISLAGVDLAHGIYKEYMEVNDVCATTKKIAKSMPGSSFFLNRRDK
- a CDS encoding transporter substrate-binding domain-containing protein, with amino-acid sequence MKEKVNRLVVFLFLLVSICFYPSMSQAVQTSTAAVNIQSPITGSQVVPESDRDNLSLTVEERSFLAVHPIVRAHNEQNWIPFNFYRDGKPQGFSIDLMNILAKKLGIKIEYISGPTWDEFMGMLKNKEIDIIGNMVETEDRKEFANFTLPTIKNPLNIISKTNTPFRNLKELEGHTVSIVKGFWYQNLLEKNFPAIKLNLVDTNVDALKDVAFGTADATIDIGVVMQHLILEYNIPNLTISGETKILGGENFYNRIGVRKDWTLLASSLDKALKSLTFQEKYQLKKKWLTMQSTTESARITLTEQEQGYLKIHPTASIALISDYAPFTYQENGEVKGFVNDLLLHISKKTGLKFVQKVDHWGNNLNKFKKKEVDIIADISYKKERESFTLFTTPYYEIPVVIFTREDFKNFQGLKSLKGKKVGIQEAIFYEKELREMGGMELVSFDNYEDQSKALAYGKIDALIQSLSVINYQVRKYGLSNIRVAGEFELEGIGKEDLRFGVRTDKNILYNILQKGLDSISEEQLAIITNRWLSTDLKVIDSKENKLSLSSAEQHYLENRNEILMCANPNWMPFESISKAGIHEGMAAEFMSIISQRIGKNIKLVPTKNFSETLSISKQHQCDILSLLQETTERKEYLNFTEPYLQTPIVIATRYDELFIDDINKILNRRFTGIKDFAYINKLKNKYPGIIIDEVSSVEEGLKKVRSGEAYGFLFSLAAIRYKIQQSRITDIKIAGKFDLNNDLSVAVRNDDTMLFSIMQKAVGSLTDTERQNIYNKWVSIVFEKTFDYALLWKILAIFLAVLLGIFYWNRRLTMMNRAIHKANMAKSEFLANMSHEIRTPMNAIIGLSELSLNQDMTPQLRDYLSKIHSSGNSLLGIINGILDFSKIEAGKLDLENIEFSLLDVLDNISNTFYFTLAEKNIELITSIDPDVPWHLVGDPLRTGQIFTNLINNAIKFTNKGQITICASCLEKDDKQVRLLFSVADTGLGIPKDRIASLFEPFAQADGSTSRKHGGTGLGLSICKRLVEEMNGRIWIESEQGKGSVFSFELEFGVSQSNEDNKLLLPPALRGLHALVVDDNPVTLKVIEKMLIHLKFNVTTTESGEKALSVLENALGNNTVDLAIIDWQMGGIDGIETAKKIKENPSIPKMPMVLMSGSDRDGLLGQKSKQVGFDSFVLKPVNRSILVETILTVFGYRDDINKNLKRKIKVDSARLDAIGGAKILLVDDNEINRQVAREFLENAGLLVTTATNGREAVNSVKSHVFDAVLMDVQMPEIDGYEATQKIRRWEKTRVDLQPTDGSPVLPIIAMTAHAMEGDKERCLAAGMNDYVTKPIDTRQLFEALSRWIKPGDRKKANITAAPEKDETHIPKEISGIDIVTGLQRVGGNKKLYKSLLLAFVDIHSQTVQQIRSALESNEIKKAADLAHTYKGVSGNIGATALFSLTSELEQVIKQDWQSEINGLLNKLEEETNIMTHSIALLLGREKKVGNRGPDYNVTSSPVDSSLLPVVLDSLASCLRDNDLDAIDNVKKLATIIGADHQQSLEEIEDLVNDLQFEEAALKLKELCSALALST